DNA sequence from the Alosa alosa isolate M-15738 ecotype Scorff River chromosome 2, AALO_Geno_1.1, whole genome shotgun sequence genome:
tgtgctttgattccagcttgttagttgtagtctatgcgattaaaaacacgtgtgtgtgtgtgaattatccaaacaatgataacgctttcattgtggctgctttagccacagaccttgagctactgtacagtggattgggttccatttagaagtgtccacttaatttgcgctttccgtgattcacacagctgcttaagtccgcttgatactgtaagccattggttcccaagggagattttatttgggtcgccagcatagcttagtgacaatttatgttgtgtaataggcctagcatagtgcctaccttatatagtttgttaacagtcatggttttgtcataactccctctacgcatccacagaccttgagctactgtacagtggattgggttccatttagaagtgtccacttaatttgcgctttccgtgattcacacagctgcttaagtccgcttgatactgtaagccattggttcccaagggagattttatttgggtcgccagcatagcttagtgacaatttatgttgtgtaataggcctagcatagtgcctaccttatatagtttgttaacagtcatggttttgtcataactccctctatgcatttttgcatttagaatagctctgaaaccgggggtcgaacacgtcgcagggggggcaccagtgcgtggatatctcaatcgcaaaattaaacaatatttctattgggcgcctaccatggactaggctgagTGAACTCAGCCTGAACTGCCGGCAATTTCTTTTTCGacttcttaaaagattgagcttggtctggcaaaagccagactaaccatggacctcatagttgcaaaatgcaagggaacatgaatcagcctattatttgcacaaacactaacggacagtagctcttcaacttggcccattAAGATGTGTTTGAATAGTCTAGCAAAGCATTTCATGAatgcccttttggacatgtcagttatttgccccactgggtaaaactgcattttgttttagactactggtatttaatttgtgcatagacaataaagctgaatatcatatgaactagatgactaaacatatgcatatgtagaagaagaaacattcacaaaaatccatgacatgacctctcttcttgatagctgttgaaaactgcatggaactgacagggattgttttgtttaataataaataaataaatacattatgctgctgctttcccaaatacaatgtagcctacaggtgtacctttcatcagtccagttgcaatggatggactgtgatgaactgccctacttgtgattgtttagagattttacatttacattttttggcaagtgctacaaatctattcacctttgcagcgccagtaggctactttgtgtgcggctgcaaatacacattccaaacaagcatacacaaaagtttcaagagtgggggatggagtagaaaatggagacaaattcattaatatggtTTATTTTCGCGgcatggatgtacaggactgcgcggcggtcatattttgtaccgctatgcggtacatctagttaaagaCAATGTTTATGCACACAGTACATAAAAGTTTTAGGAGACACTCCACTGGTGGTTTGAAGTAAATATTGCAAATCCAGTAGTTTTAAATTAAGTTTGAATATCCGTCCACTGTAGAGGACACCATGCATGAAGAATTGaacattaaaaaacaataataattagACCTACTGTCTATGGATTAGACACAGATCTCTAAAGAAAGATATCAAATTCCTACAACTGTCAAGGACACTGTTGTTTTTATAGGCCTATAATGCAAGTGGAGCTTTCTGAGGGTTAATAATAAACTCTCACAACTGCATACTCATATGACCCAATTATCTGTTATGGCTGCTGTGGGAGGTCTATGCTTTGCTTCTCAGTAGAGAAATATAGAACTATCAGAGCTTTATTCCAGAATGGTATCGCTACTATACCTTTTCCCTTGCTTTTAAAACTGTAGGACTTCAACGGACCTCAACGAGTTTCAACATGATTTACTTAATGATTTACTTAATGAAATTATTCATGGAAAATATTagttattttctttgtttttaaagAGTGTTACACTTTTTTAGGATAGCTGCAATAGTCCTGTCATCTGGGTTATAATCACATGAGTGTGTTTAGACATGAAGTTGCCAACCTCTCTGTACTAACTGGAAGAGGAGCATAACCTTCCACTCTCTTTAGAGGGTCACGCTAGTGCAGTGGTGCCATTGATTTGTGGAGGAGTCCTCTGGTCTGTTGCACCATTCAGAGTTATTTTCAAATGATCAGCAAACCGTGTAAACCGTGTATAGCATTTGAATGTTAGTCAtgcttattttgatttttaagtgtcaaaatgaTTAGTGTTGTTTAACAGTAGAATTGGTATAGCTTTTTTTGTGGTATTTAGTAGTTGTCAGAAGTaaatttgcatgtgtgtgactgtggttGAACCTGTCATAGTACTTATTGGAATTCAATGAGACACACAATTATTCCATCTCCATTATGAGCTATCATGAACCATCGCATTGACATAATAGGGGCACAGAGGTCAATAGTGAACACGTGTCCAGTACACGTAGAAGCCTCCAAGCAGCGGAAATACTGcaaagattttttaatttaGCTGTTCATCTAAGCATGGTATCACAGAGAGTTTTGACTCTCAATAGTGACTATATCAGAAATGCAACTTTCATTCACGCTTTTTGAAGAACTTACTTTATCCTCATCAAAATCCTTAACATGCCAATTATACAATGTCCCTAGCCAACCTCTGCTGACAAAAACTGTATTTAGCTTTGCTCATatccacacaaaaacaacacccACATGTTCGAGTCAGAAATCTGAGCACTAAAACAGCCCAAGTTGTAAATTATCTACTGCATGTGATAATAGAAAGATTTGCAGCATTTTCTGTGTAATTTGTAGTTGTATAATCAAAAATAAACTAATATATGACGTTTCTGAAGGTCCTGGCCTCATCTATTCtcatgttgctgtgtgttgtgcttcGGGCTGTTGGGTCTATATTGGCTTTATTGACAAATGTCCTTCACGCCTTCCTGGACAGTGGAAAAATCAGGTCTATCAGATTCAGGGGGATACCTCTTTGAATAAAACACTTGGAACAATTGCAGCCTTTGTCATTTTGTGGGATCTGTTGGATTAATCAGAGCTCTTCGTAAAGCATGTAATGGCTTGTTTATGAGAATTAATCTGTTGTTGAATTAAATGATTTATTAGATAATTAATTACTAGATTTGTCATACAGTATTCATTCAggtttttcctgttttgggaTTTTCCAAAAGATTTTCCATGGTGAAGGTAAGAGGAAATTGTTGTTTCAAGTCCACTTATTAACATAGATTTGTGACTTTTTAAATCTCTGACAGAACTTTTTCAGATATGAAAAACTATTTGACATATAAGGATGAGCATGTTGTAGTTGTTTAGTAAATGTAATTGTATTcatataattaaatattaataagtTCAATTAACTTATTAAATATGAATAATGTTTTATGCTTAATTTATAAAATGTATCATTTTGGGCaccaacacaaaaaacaaaggtgATGAATAATTTGAACAGACTGGAAGATGTggtttttgttctgttttaaCCAGGTAATGTTGTAAGCAAAATAGCAGTAATatatcaaaacaaaataaagcaAGACCAAACTTCTGTAGCCACATTTTTCTTCAATCAGAAAAAAAGCCGTCTAGGTCCGCACAAAGACGTGTTTGAGGACTTGAGAATTGGGAAGCAGCAGTTGCTGGAGAGGTTTCTAACCCCTGTGCATGATCATCCCAAGAGCAAGCGCGTGCCTGCGGAGATGGCCCAaccacaccagcaccaccaccaccatggccagcaccatcaccactctcaccaccgccaccatccacaccaccaccagcaagagcatcaccacacacaccaccacagagATTCACACTGGGAGGACAACCAGGAGAGTCAGCCGTGAGTAACATTTTACATCTTTAGAAAGAATATCATGAAGACTGCACCATTTCTTTCAGTAATGACACAGGAAATACCAGGGGGACTGTCACAAAACCAAGCCTTTGCATTGAATGACTAGCTACTGTATGTGGTATGACAGGAAGGAGGAGTACATGTATGAGTACCTTGTGAAAACACTGAGTCAGTATGTGGCAGTATAGATGTTCTTTGAAGTGATTAGATAATACAAACCCTCAACTCTAAAATGATTTTAGGTTTGAATATGTGAAAAGCAACGTACAGAATATGAGGAGTACAAACTGTTATTCACTTTTCTACACACTTAGTTATCCACATTCTGACAATTTGAGTAGTTGCCAAAACTGCAAAGAGAATGCAGACACTAAAGGCTAAATGAAATGTCTTgataaaaatctatttggttattattttgcattacTAGAATCTCCATATCATGCTAGAAAAGTCTTGAGAAAAAATTAACCTCATCTTTAGAAGATTATCtctggctttaaaaaaaaaaacaggacagCTTGAATCTGAATAATAAGGTTCAAGGTTTGTAGATTTCAGTAGATGTCCTTGCCCACTTAAAACATGAATGTTAGAAACGTAAAATGAAGACGAACAGAAATGTTTCATGGCATTGATTACTTCACATGTTCTATTCAGTATTCTTCATAGCTCAACACTCTGCATAGCATGGCTTTAATACTCGCTGAATAACACAGAGATAATCATTTGAGTGTGGTAATGTGGAATGTCAATTTCAGGAATCACACTTAAAACAGTCTTGTTGTGGTCTTAATCATGTCCAATGAGGAGCTGTACATATCACACACCAGGAAGCTAATTTAGAGgtgcattttgtttttattatcaaGTATTTATCTGTTATCTGCTTGCTGTTACGCCCATACTATATATGTTTCAGACAGAAGGCAATGTTTCTAGAAGCCCACTAGTTCCATACaagaaattaaaggaaattgtATGAAAACATAAGGTAGAGTACATTATTGGTGGTTAATTATAAGTGTTGGTTTGCACAAGAACTTCTAATAGCTTTAATACTCTCATGactgacacatgcacaaatgaATCCTATCTGCGTGTGCAATAAGTTATGTTATGACAGTCAGTGTAACTTCTCTATTCTCATTGCAGCCATGTGAAATCAGAAGGCGACAGCATTCACCACCATCATGGCCACCACAGCCATGAACACCACCATGATAAACCCCATCATGGATCCTCCGACAAGCCCCTTTAccgtcatcaccatcatcacaaaCAGCATCATCGCAGTCAAGAGGTCGCCTCCCATCCTAAAGCTTCAGTCACCTCCTCCAACTCTTCTCTCAGCTCATCAAGCTCATCTGACTCTTCCAGCTCTTCAGATTCCTCCGAttcatcttcatcctcctcctcatcctcctccacaAATTCCAgttccagctcctcctcctcaggttcttcttcctcctcctcttcctcctcttcttcatcatccacctcttcatcatcctcttcctcctcttcatcatcctcaCCTTCCAGCTGGTCCTCGGAGAGCAGTCTGAACAACGCAAAACTtccaaagaagaagaagaagaaacaggGACGAGGACCCCAACACTCACTCTCCTTGACAGACATCACCAGGGGTAAGAGAGGCTTTGATGAAGATGATGCTGAAGATTCACTGCCTTTACTGGATGACGGGAATGAACACAGGAGGCACAAGAGAAAGTCCTCACGCCATGCCCTGGCGAAAAGCAACTTGAAAAAAAACGACAAAGGAAATATGCGAAAGGCTAAATCAATGGAAGTTCTGTCCCGTAAGCGCGATAAACGAGAGGAGGACGACGAGGCCCATTATGATGAGCATGCGACTCGGAAGAGGAAGGACCAAACCAAGAAGGACCTTTTGAAGGAGAAAAGCAAGTTCTCTGCTTTCCTGAATGAGATCACCAGGCAGGTGTTGAGTCCCTCTCGGTTAACTTCTCTTGGAGTTCCCAACGCCCACAGGTCGCCTAGTCCCGGCCGGACCTCCAAGTCACCCAGGTCAGAATCCAAACCAGGAAGTAGGCCAAGTAGTCGTCCAGTTAGTCGCCCAGAAAGTGTCAGTTCTTTGACATCCAGTGCTCCCACTCATACGAGCAAGCACTCACGCTCTAGCAAACACCCTCGTTCCCGTAAACATTCTCACTCCAGCAAGCATTCTCATTCCAGCAAGCACCACTCAAAGCCACACCACCACAAGCACCATCAACACAGCCTGAAAGGTCATCGTCAACATCGACATCACAGTCCAAGCAGCCAAACTGATGCAAGCACTAGTCCCTCGCGCAGTCGTGCCTCCAGCGTGAAGCATGGTCGCAAGGGACACAAACATTATCATGGAGGCGACTCGTCAGATGGATCGAGCTCTGGATCAGAAACGACTTCTCACCCACCGAAACACCACCACTCCCGCTCCTCAACGCCCCACAGCCGCCATCCGTCCCGCCACCCTTCCCCATCTCCATCTcgtcaccatcaccaccatggACACcattccccttcctcctcccatcaccatcaccatcaccatcaccagcaCGGCCATAAGGGCCACCACAGCCCAGgtcaacaccaccaccatcactctGAGCACCACTCTCGCCACGGCTCCCAtcaccactctcactctcaccatCACTCGCCCCATTCTCaccactcctcctctcattcccacACAGTGTCTTACTCTTCCTCTCATCCTGATCTGGAATCTGCCCTGCACGACCATCACAAGGCGCACCATCATAAGTCACACCACAAGCACCCGCACCACTCTGAGGGgcatcaacaccaccatcatcacacaGAGTCTGACCAACACCACGTGGAGACTGAAGACGACCACTCCCATTCAGGtaaccacccccaccaccacacccatTCAGAtgatcaccatcaccaccacgaGCATCACCACGGACATGaacaccctcactccccctcaGGTGATCATCACCACCATGAGCATCACCATGGATCTGAACACCATGGCTCCCACTCAGGTGATCTTGACCATACAGAATCTGaacaccctcactccccctcaggtgatcaccatcatcaccaccatgaGCATCACCATGGATCTGAACACCATGGCTCCCACTCAGGTGATCTTGACCATACAGAATCTGAACACCACCACTCCCATTCAGGtgatcaccatcatcaccaccaccatcacccagAATCTGAACATCACCACACCCATCACCATGGATCTGAACACCATGGCTCCCACTCAGGTGATCACCAtggtcaccaccaccatccctcCCATTCAGGTGACCACCAtcttcaccaccatcaccctgGATCTGAACACCATCACTCCCATTCAGGTGATCACCATGGTCACCATGAGCATCACCATGGATCTGAACACCATGGCTCCCACTCAGGTGATCTTGACCATACAGAATCTGAGCATCACTCCCATTCAGGtgatcaccatcatcaccaccaccaccacccagaaTCTGAGCATCACTCCCATTCAGGtgatcaccatcatcaccaccaccatggaTCTGAACACCACCATTCTCACTCCAGTGGTCTTGATCATACAGAGTCTGAACACCATTCAggtgaccatcaccaccaccaccatcacccagATTCAGGGCATCACTCCCATTCAGGTGATCATCACCACCATGACCATCACCATGGATCTGAACACCATCACTCCCGATCAAGTGATCTCGATAAAACAGAATCTGaacaccctcactccccctcaGGTGATCATCATGGTCATCACCACCATCCCTCCCCCTCAGAtgatcaccatcaccaccacgaGCATCACCACGGACATGaacaccctcactccccctcaGGTGATCATCACCACCATGAGCATCACCATGGATCTGAACACCATGGCTCCCACTCAGGTGATCTTGACCATACAGAATCTGAACACCATCACTCCCATTCAAGtgatcaccatcatcaccaccaccatcacccagAATCTGAACATCACCACACCCATCACCATGGATCTGAACACCATGGCTCCCACTCAGGTGATCACCAtggtcaccaccaccatccctcCCATTCAGGTGACCACCAtcttcaccaccatcaccatggaTCTGAACACCATCACTCCCATTCAGGTGATCACCATGGTCAACATGAGCATCACCATGGATCTGAACACCATCATTCTCACTCCAGTGGTCTCGATTATACAGAATCTGAGCATCACTCCCATTCAGGtgaccaccatcatcaccaccatcaccatggaTCTGAACACCATCACTCTCACTCAAGTGATCTTGATCATACAGAATCTGAGCATCACTCCCATTCAGGTGACCACCAtcttcaccaccatcaccctgGATCTGAACACCATCACTCCCATTCAGGTGATCACCATGGTCACCATGAGCATCACCATGGACATGAACACCACCACTCCCATTCCGGtgatcaccaccatcaccaccatccacATCCTGACTCTGAACATCACCACGGATctgaccaccatcatcaccacggATCTGACCACCATCACTCCCACTCAGgtgaccaccatcaccatcatcacaatCCTGACTctgaacaccaccaccaccaccaccatcaccaccaagaTTCTGAATCTCATCCTGAatctcatcaccatcaccattccCACACAGATTCACTCTACCATCACCACCATGAAGGGGACCATCATAgcccacacagacactcaccaaAACACCACTCCCCAAGCCATAGGGCATCATCACCAGGTGCAGAGTTGGAATCACACTCCAGTAAATCCAGCTCCTCTAGAAATACGGCTAGTCCTACGAGCCAAGATGATCAGCCAACACCTACTTATGTGGGTCCCCCACCTGCCTACAGAGTAAGTGATGTAATGTAGCAGTGCATATGCTGCTATATCTTATTAGGCTCTCCAGTCAactgtgaaatgtttttttttttttaatccagcACACTGGATTAACTATGTATTCATCAGTAATGCGCTCATATTTAACACTTACAACTCACAGTGTTCAGTAATTTCTACCAAGTGTGTCTTACTTCTATCAGACAGATCATCTGTCATGAAAATAAGAACCTATGTGCAGTCTTTAAATAGCTGTGTCtcttttataaaaaataattccaGTCAGTGGAACTTTCATAAATATTGGCTTCAAAGAGTGAAATAATCAccataataattaaataatacataaataataatttatttattacagGACAGTGGATCAGAAGTGGAAAAAATAAGGTGAGTCTAGTTGATGgctaaattaaattatattatttaaggAGAATTCCAGCCATTTTTCACATGATCTctatttctcaaggtcaccaagTAATGACGGTATGAAAAAAAGATTATgtttatgattatgattatgtttttcttttcataatGACAGTCCTTGGTGACCTCAAGAATCAGGGATCTATGTGAAACATgtccggaattctcctttaagcataTTAAAAAAATCAGTGGAATAGAAATATCTTTTGCACCAGCTACATGTACTGTACCAGTCTCAAATTTCTCTTCTTATCTTTTCGAAACAGAGCTCTGCAAGAGCAGAATGAGGATCTCCAACACACCTTACTTCAGACCACAGTTCGCATGGAGTGCATGGGGGCCGAGTTCAAAACCAGCCACCAGGTTCTGGAGAGTGAGCTCCAGAGGACTCGAATAGAGCTCAGCAGCCTCATGGACAGGTTCAAGAGGTAAGTCTCATTGAGatgttgtttattttgttccatTGCCATGTAAACATCTCGTTTCTGTGGCTGTTACTCAGCCGTTCTTTGCTTCATGGACTCTTTGCTGCTTTTCAGTCTGCACTCCAGCTACTCCTACTCGCAGGACAATAATCACCTTCTGGAGAAGCAGCTTCATTGTGTGGTGAGACTTCCTTAACTAGTTATCTTATCAGAGAACAATATAAGAAAGGGTAACCTCAGTTGATACCAGAGGTGAAGATACAGTAAATAATTCAAGCTCCAAATGTACTACAAGAAAGGTAGCTTGAACCATTAAGTGTCTAGTGAGGAGTTTTCTGGCCTGTAAATGTATTACTGATTAGACTATGTCCATCTtacttttttctctgtgtgtctctctctctctctctgctggtcaTTAGGCTGGAAATGTAGATGTGGAACGTGATCAGATGAACCAGCGCATCACAGAGCTGACAGAGCAGCTGGCTGTTGCTAAGACGACCATTCACAGCCTGGAGGCTATTAACGTGAGAACTCGATCTCCTCGTGATGAAAAGATCTAGCCacgaaaaaagcaaaaaaaaaaagaaatgtgcgCATAATCAGAACAGAGTACGGGAGAGATTCATGCGTACTGTTGAAATGAAATGAGCTTCGTCTTCATCCCTTTTCTCTTCCCTGTGGGTGTTTGTCAGGGAGTACAGGACGAATCCACAAGTGTTCCAAAGTATACTAAACCATCATACCAAAAATCCCTGGACAGTTTCTCTACTTTTTCCACCAATAATAGAAAAATCTGAGAGAAACAAAACAgcagtctgtgtatgtgtaagactgtttaagattttcttttttggtgAATGGACATACAAAATAATTTTCTGTCACACATGTAGATAGACATATGCCAAATTgttaatttacacacacacacacacacactaatagtcCTCCTTATCTGTCAGTGTATAGTGCTCAGTCTCTGTCAATGTCTGTCAGTGTCTGTCCACTCATTTCATTTCACGGTCGAATCCACCATGAATATTTGCTCTAGTTAGTGAATCCACTATGAATAGTTGCTCTAgtttaacctgaccctagccagatgaatttcactCCGCCTAActtcactcatccatctggaaccgatccattgaagtgttgcttcagaaggctgggcctaatcaaaaaatgcttgcatatgattgaataagccacttgtccgtcatctattgacgtgctacttcaaccactcacatcgaagccaacccgtgacactgataacagtctcacagtcgcttctacgctatgtcacatctatgaaactcccgccctgcgtcctgattggctgtaccataaaatcggttgcagaaatcactctcaatggaagaggtcccagatggatgtgaggaaagctaggcggaacgaaattcatctggctagggtcaggttagctcTAGTTAGTGGCATGGATGGATTTGGTGGTGGTGTCACACAGTACCTGTAGCCTGGTTAGATTATTTTAGTCATGAATTGTCTAGTAATGACTTCAACCATGcatattataaaaaatttaaCATACACTGCGTGTCCCTACAGTAGTTCTCTAGGTGCATTATGGGCTGTGGAATTATTGATTATTCCTTATTGAACTGTACATTTAGACAATTTAATTAGTTAGCCTACCTCTTCATCACCCCCCATAGGTAACACCCATGTTGCAGGGAGCCATGGAAAAACAATTACAATCAGATGAAGCAGCAAATCAGATCATGCCCCCAGCCGCACCCCCTCCCGTCCAATTCATGGACCACAGCCGTTATGACAAGGCTGGAGACGACCAGCCCCTGGGACCTGTTCCAGAGGAAGAGGAATCTGATTGGTCAGAGATGGGAGACGAAGAGCGCCACTGCGTGCCGATTGGCCACCGCGAGGGCACGGCCATCTTGACCTGGATCAGCAGCCATCCGGGCCGGTGGATGGAGGGCGACACGGAGAGCGAGTCGGGTGGCGAGGAAACGGTTCGCCAGTACCCGCCTCGCCCGCTGCAGATCCCCCACCTCCAGTTCACCGTCCACCCGGAGACCCTGCCCATCCCCATGGACGACGTCAGCCCCACCTCCTTCCAGACGTCTCATGGCGACCCCGAAGACAACGACCATCACTCCCCGCCGTCCCGCAAGTTCGGCTCGCCCATACGCATCCTCTCGGCCAGCATGGAGAAGATCAGCGACGCGGGGCTTACGCTGCACGAGCTCCAGGGGCACATGAAGGGCAGTGAGGCAGTCATGGACCTCCACGGAGGCGCCGCGGA
Encoded proteins:
- the si:dkey-273o13.3 gene encoding filaggrin-2 isoform X2, which gives rise to MVKSKRVPAEMAQPHQHHHHHGQHHHHSHHRHHPHHHQQEHHHTHHHRDSHWEDNQESQPHVKSEGDSIHHHHGHHSHEHHHDKPHHGSSDKPLYRHHHHHKQHHRSQEVASHPKASVTSSNSSLSSSSSSDSSSSSDSSDSSSSSSSSSSTNSSSSSSSSGSSSSSSSSSSSSSTSSSSSSSSSSSSPSSWSSESSLNNAKLPKKKKKKQGRGPQHSLSLTDITRGKRGFDEDDAEDSLPLLDDGNEHRRHKRKSSRHALAKSNLKKNDKGNMRKAKSMEVLSRKRDKREEDDEAHYDEHATRKRKDQTKKDLLKEKSKFSAFLNEITRQVLSPSRLTSLGVPNAHRSPSPGRTSKSPRSESKPGSRPSSRPVSRPESVSSLTSSAPTHTSKHSRSSKHPRSRKHSHSSKHSHSSKHHSKPHHHKHHQHSLKGHRQHRHHSPSSQTDASTSPSRSRASSVKHGRKGHKHYHGGDSSDGSSSGSETTSHPPKHHHSRSSTPHSRHPSRHPSPSPSRHHHHHGHHSPSSSHHHHHHHHQHGHKGHHSPGQHHHHHSEHHSRHGSHHHSHSHHHSPHSHHSSSHSHTVSYSSSHPDLESALHDHHKAHHHKSHHKHPHHSEGHQHHHHHTESDQHHVETEDDHSHSGNHPHHHTHSDDHHHHHEHHHGHEHPHSPSGDHHHHEHHHGSEHHGSHSGDLDHTESEHPHSPSGDHHHHHHEHHHGSEHHGSHSGDLDHTESEHHHSHSGDHHHHHHHHPESEHHHTHHHGSEHHGSHSGDHHGHHHHPSHSGDHHLHHHHPGSEHHHSHSGDHHGHHEHHHGSEHHGSHSGDLDHTESEHHSHSGDHHHHHHHHPESEHHSHSGDHHHHHHHGSEHHHSHSSGLDHTESEHHSGDHHHHHHHPDSGHHSHSGDHHHHDHHHGSEHHHSRSSDLDKTESEHPHSPSGDHHGHHHHPSPSDDHHHHHEHHHGHEHPHSPSGDHHHHEHHHGSEHHGSHSGDLDHTESEHHHSHSSDHHHHHHHHPESEHHHTHHHGSEHHGSHSGDHHGHHHHPSHSGDHHLHHHHHGSEHHHSHSGDHHGQHEHHHGSEHHHSHSSGLDYTESEHHSHSGDHHHHHHHHGSEHHHSHSSDLDHTESEHHSHSGDHHLHHHHPGSEHHHSHSGDHHGHHEHHHGHEHHHSHSGDHHHHHHPHPDSEHHHGSDHHHHHGSDHHHSHSGDHHHHHHNPDSEHHHHHHHHHQDSESHPESHHHHHSHTDSLYHHHHEGDHHSPHRHSPKHHSPSHRASSPGAELESHSSKSSSSRNTASPTSQDDQPTPTYVGPPPAYRDSGSEVEKIRALQEQNEDLQHTLLQTTVRMECMGAEFKTSHQVLESELQRTRIELSSLMDRFKSLHSSYSYSQDNNHLLEKQLHCVAGNVDVERDQMNQRITELTEQLAVAKTTIHSLEAINVTPMLQGAMEKQLQSDEAANQIMPPAAPPPVQFMDHSRYDKAGDDQPLGPVPEEEESDWSEMGDEERHCVPIGHREGTAILTWISSHPGRWMEGDTESESGGEETVRQYPPRPLQIPHLQFTVHPETLPIPMDDVSPTSFQTSHGDPEDNDHHSPPSRKFGSPIRILSASMEKISDAGLTLHELQGHMKGSEAVMDLHGGAAEYVEEEAKIVLSWRDGHRHGMVGGGGGGAGGGGVGAARQSTLQEAERLLHHYISQTPSGVAEEVLNGERTKL
- the si:dkey-273o13.3 gene encoding filaggrin-2 isoform X4; this translates as MVKKKSRLGPHKDVFEDLRIGKQQLLERFLTPVHDHPKSKRVPAEMAQPHQHHHHHGQHHHHSHHRHHPHHHQQEHHHTHHHRDSHWEDNQESQPHVKSEGDSIHHHHGHHSHEHHHDKPHHGSSDKPLYRHHHHHKQHHRSQEVASHPKASVTSSNSSLSSSSSSDSSSSSDSSDSSSSSSSSSSTNSSSSSSSSGSSSSSSSSSSSSSTSSSSSSSSSSSSPSSWSSESSLNNAKLPKKKKKKQGRGPQHSLSLTDITRGKRGFDEDDAEDSLPLLDDGNEHRRHKRKSSRHALAKSNLKKNDKGNMRKAKSMEVLSRKRDKREEDDEAHYDEHATRKRKDQTKKDLLKEKSKFSAFLNEITRQVLSPSRLTSLGVPNAHRSPSPGRTSKSPRSESKPGSRPSSRPVSRPESVSSLTSSAPTHTSKHSRSSKHPRSRKHSHSSKHSHSSKHHSKPHHHKHHQHSLKGHRQHRHHSPSSQTDASTSPSRSRASSVKHGRKGHKHYHGGDSSDGSSSGSETTSHPPKHHHSRSSTPHSRHPSRHPSPSPSRHHHHHGHHSPSSSHHHHHHHHQHGHKGHHSPGQHHHHHSEHHSRHGSHHHSHSHHHSPHSHHSSSHSHTVSYSSSHPDLESALHDHHKAHHHKSHHKHPHHSEGHQHHHHHTESDQHHVETEDDHSHSGNHPHHHTHSDDHHHHHEHHHGHEHPHSPSGDHHHHEHHHGSEHHGSHSGDLDHTESEHPHSPSGDHHHHHHEHHHGSEHHGSHSGDLDHTESEHHHSHSGDHHHHHHHHPESEHHHTHHHGSEHHGSHSGDHHGHHHHPSHSGDHHLHHHHPGSEHHHSHSGDHHGHHEHHHGSEHHGSHSGDLDHTESEHHSHSGDHHHHHHHHPESEHHSHSGDHHHHHHHGSEHHHSHSSGLDHTESEHHSGDHHHHHHHPDSGHHSHSGDHHHHDHHHGSEHHHSRSSDLDKTESEHPHSPSGDHHGHHHHPSPSDDHHHHHEHHHGHEHPHSPSGDHHHHEHHHGSEHHGSHSGDLDHTESEHHHSHSSDHHHHHHHHPESEHHHTHHHGSEHHGSHSGDHHGHHHHPSHSGDHHLHHHHHGSEHHHSHSGDHHGQHEHHHGSEHHHSHSSGLDYTESEHHSHSGDHHHHHHHHGSEHHHSHSSDLDHTESEHHSHSGDHHLHHHHPGSEHHHSHSGDHHGHHEHHHGHEHHHSHSGDHHHHHHPHPDSEHHHGSDHHHHHGSDHHHSHSDSLYHHHHEGDHHSPHRHSPKHHSPSHRASSPGAELESHSSKSSSSRNTASPTSQDDQPTPTYVGPPPAYRDSGSEVEKIRALQEQNEDLQHTLLQTTVRMECMGAEFKTSHQVLESELQRTRIELSSLMDRFKSLHSSYSYSQDNNHLLEKQLHCVAGNVDVERDQMNQRITELTEQLAVAKTTIHSLEAINVTPMLQGAMEKQLQSDEAANQIMPPAAPPPVQFMDHSRYDKAGDDQPLGPVPEEEESDWSEMGDEERHCVPIGHREGTAILTWISSHPGRWMEGDTESESGGEETVRQYPPRPLQIPHLQFTVHPETLPIPMDDVSPTSFQTSHGDPEDNDHHSPPSRKFGSPIRILSASMEKISDAGLTLHELQGHMKGSEAVMDLHGGAAEYVEEEAKIVLSWRDGHRHGMVGGGGGGAGGGGVGAARQSTLQEAERLLHHYISQTPSGVAEEVLNGERTKL